Part of the Paenibacillus sp. JNUCC32 genome is shown below.
AGGGTATCGACTCCATTTCATAAACGGTGGGTTTCTTCGGTTGCTATATATTGGCGATCCAGTTGTCGGTATTGAATCGCTTCGGCGACATGCCGGCTTTGAATGCCGTCGGATGCCTCGAGATCGGCGATGGTTCGGGCCAGCTTCAGGATTCGGTCATATGCGCGCATGCTCAGGCCCAGCGTATCGATGGTTGCTTGCAGGAGCTCTGCCGACTCCTTGTCCAGGCTCGCATGTTTTCTCAGAAAGCTGCCGAACAGTTCGCTGTTCCAGCCGAATGGCAGCCCGTCATAGCGTTTCAATTGAATTGCTTGTGCCGCATAGACCTGATCCCGCATGTGTTCGGAGGATAGGGGCGGCGTGCTTCCCGGCCATTCCTTGGGGCGAGGCACGTCCACTTGAAGGTCGATCCGATCCATCAAGGGGCCCGAGATTTTCGCCCGGTATTGGGCGATCCGCGAAACGCTGCAGGTGCATCGCTGATGAGGATGGTCGCTGCCGTAGTAACCGCACGGACAGGGATTCATCGAACAAGCCAGCATGAAATGCGCCGGGAAGGTAAAAACCGCCCGTGCTCTGCTTATGGTCACTTCACGATCCTCCAGAGGCTGACGCAGCACCTCCAGCACATGCCTTGAGAACTCGGGAAGCTCATCCAGGAACAGAATGCCTTTATGGGCCAGACTGACCTCTCCCGGCTTCGGAATGGTTCCTCCTCCGATGAGGCCGCCGGCTGAGATGGTATGATGGGGAGACCGGAAGGGACGTCTTTTCATCAGCCCATCGGATGGTTTTAGCTTCCCGGCAGCGCTGAATATTTTCGTCGTCGTCAACGCTTCTTGGTCGGCCAGCGGCGGAAGTATGGTGGGAAGGCGCTTCATCAGCATCGTTTTACCGGTACCGGGGGGCCCGATGAGAAGGATATTGTGCATGCCGGCCGCGGCGATGGTCAGGGCGCGTTTGATATGCTGCTGCCCGATCACGTCCCTATAGTCTTCAAGCTGTTTGCCCTGATCGCTGCTTTCTTGCGATCTGCTTGCATTCATCGATCGGTCGTACCGGAGCTGTGAGAGCGAAACGGTAACAGTGCCATCTCCTGCTGCATCACTACGGCGAGTGGTTTCTGCTGGTGGATTCGGGACGAGCTCATTCAAATGACCGAGCCCATAGACCTCGATTCCTCCGATTAAAGCAGCTTCCGCCGCGTTTTCCCGCGGAAGAAGAACGCCGGCATACCCTTCTTTTTGGGCTTGCTCCACCATCGGAAGAACTCCCGTCACGGGCCTGAGCGTGCCATCGAGTGCAAGCTCGCCGATGATCAATATTCGATCGGCATCCGAGAAGGCCCACTGCTCGCTTGTCAGCAAAATGCCGACGGCGATCGCCAGATCGAAGGAGGAACCTTCCTTGCGCAGGTCAGCAGGGGCAAGATTGACGGTCACCCGTTTCAGTGGATAAGTAAAACCGCAGTTTTTAATCGCCGCCCGTACTCGCTCGACGGATTCGCGGATGGAGGAATCGGGCAGCCCGATGATGGCGGTTTGCGGCAGCCCGTTAGCGAGGTCCACCTCCACTTGAATGATGACGCCGTCGATGCCGTGCAAGCAGGCGCTATGAAGTTTTCCGTACATAAGAAAAGCACCTCTTTTCAGATATCAGTGGATTGTAACAAGAAGGAACATCCAAGATTCGAAAAGGGTGCTTCCTCATTTTCGCAGGGTGATTCTAGTCCGTATTGTAAAAGTTTCCCTCCTGTCTGTCAATTCGCGATCATATACTAAAAGCCCCGTCTTACAGGCAGGAACCCGGACAGGATACGGAGTTTCGGCGATGAATGTACCGTATTTCAGATGATTGCCACTTTTTCAGATTCTGAGGTCTGGCCAATAACGGGAAGGATTGTGAATGGTCAATGAGCGGCTCCGGCAGGTACAATCAAATCCGTAAACGTCAAGACGGGTTGAGCGTCGAGCGTTACATAATCATACATAAGGGAGAGGGTTGCGTGAAAATTTGGAACCGAAAGCTGGGGCTGGCGGCATTGGCTGCCGTCATGACCGGCGCATTGTTGAGCGGCTGCTCGAAAGATAACGCGGCAAACGAGGGGAATCATGAAAGCGCTGATACTGGGAAGGAAATCACGTTAGAGATGATGACCTTTTCCCATACGAATTGGCCGTACAAGGAGAATTGGCCGATTTATAAGTACTTAAAAGAGGAAACCGGCATCTCCTTCAAGGTGCAACCCGTCATGAGCGATTACACCACCACGATGAACCTGGCGATATCCTCGGGCGAGATCCCGGATCTCATGATGGTCAACAGCCTGAATGCTGCCAACACGCACGGGGCCAGCGGCGCGTTCGTCGACTATTTCG
Proteins encoded:
- a CDS encoding YifB family Mg chelatase-like AAA ATPase, whose translation is MYGKLHSACLHGIDGVIIQVEVDLANGLPQTAIIGLPDSSIRESVERVRAAIKNCGFTYPLKRVTVNLAPADLRKEGSSFDLAIAVGILLTSEQWAFSDADRILIIGELALDGTLRPVTGVLPMVEQAQKEGYAGVLLPRENAAEAALIGGIEVYGLGHLNELVPNPPAETTRRSDAAGDGTVTVSLSQLRYDRSMNASRSQESSDQGKQLEDYRDVIGQQHIKRALTIAAAGMHNILLIGPPGTGKTMLMKRLPTILPPLADQEALTTTKIFSAAGKLKPSDGLMKRRPFRSPHHTISAGGLIGGGTIPKPGEVSLAHKGILFLDELPEFSRHVLEVLRQPLEDREVTISRARAVFTFPAHFMLACSMNPCPCGYYGSDHPHQRCTCSVSRIAQYRAKISGPLMDRIDLQVDVPRPKEWPGSTPPLSSEHMRDQVYAAQAIQLKRYDGLPFGWNSELFGSFLRKHASLDKESAELLQATIDTLGLSMRAYDRILKLARTIADLEASDGIQSRHVAEAIQYRQLDRQYIATEETHRL